The following proteins come from a genomic window of Mytilus trossulus isolate FHL-02 unplaced genomic scaffold, PNRI_Mtr1.1.1.hap1 h1tg000247l__unscaffolded, whole genome shotgun sequence:
- the LOC134701663 gene encoding uncharacterized protein LOC134701663, which translates to MGKRYCCVPGCSNTSDSVDLNGNNIILHRFPMSEKKAHIKRLWIQRLNNVRANLVVKDHTRVCSAHFEGAFTDESIPTIFPSKPKKQETPRRPLIRKLSNNDELNDDEENENPVGLEPYSKFRSVSTQTDDVVLNHAETNTENMSTETVEVQTESSFSSVSVEHVEVQADLPRISIENIQNDDAKVRFYTGFVGFQVFWMFFNTLVKHGADNLNYWEGEARSMGQKTYHEPGVCKPGKKRFLRPIDEFLMTCMRLRLALRHEHLADIFRVSESTVSRIMNTWINFLYDHCLTLIAWPTREQIMRNLPKLFTGHPDTRIVVDCTEFYIDKPTSLKAQWLTWSEYKHSNTFKVLIGVAPNGMVTFVSRLWGGNVSDRHISQQDGFLPKLSPGDVVMADKGFTIEDLLPADIGLNVPPRVSTKRQMSSKDFFKTTNIASARIVVEMKMEQIKNFNILNSGIPLSEAHLSEQIVLICTALTNLLPPLLK; encoded by the coding sequence ATGGGTAAAAGATACTGTTGCGTTCCGGGATGTAGCAACACCTCTGACAGTGTAGATTTAAATGGCAACAACATTATTTTGCATCGTTTCCCAATGTCAGAAAAGAAAGCACACATCAAAAGACTATGGATTCAAAGATTGAACAATGTAAGAGCAAATTTGGTGGTGAAAGACCATACTAGAGTGTGCAGTGCTCATTTTGAAGGGGCATTCACAGATGAGTCAATACCAACCATATTCCCTAGcaagccaaaaaaacaggaaacTCCTCGCCGACCACTGATTAGGAAATTAAGCAATAATGATGAGTTGAATGATGATGAAGAAAATGAAAACCCAGTTGGACTTGAACCATACAGCAAATTCAGATCAGTGTCAACCCAAACTGATGATGTAGTTTTAAACCATGCTGAGACTAACACAGAAAACATGTCTACTGAAACAGTAGAGGTTCAAACAGAGAGTTCCTTTTCTTCTGTTTCAGTAGAGCATGTAGAGGTACAGGCAGACCTACCAAGAATATCCAttgaaaacattcaaaatgaTGATGCAAAAGTTCGATTTTATACTGGGTTTGTCGGCTTTCAAGTCTTTTGGATGTTTTTTAACACACTTGTCAAGCATGGTGCTGATAATTTAAATTACTGGGAAGGAGAGGCACGATCAATGGGACAAAAAACTTACCATGAACCAGGTGTTTGTAAACCaggaaaaaaaagatttttaaggCCAATAGACGAATTTTTAATGACTTGCATGAGATTAAGATTAGCACTCAGACATGAACATCTTGCTGATATTTTTCGTGTGTCTGAATCTACAGTATCCAGAATAATGAACACTTGgataaattttttatatgatcaTTGCTTGACACTAATAGCTTGGCCAACACGTGAACAAATTATGCGCAATTTGCCAAAACTTTTTACAGGACATCCTGATACGAGAATTGTTGTTGACTGCACagaattttatattgacaaACCAACTTCTTTGAAAGCTCAGTGGTTAACTTGGTCTGAATATAAACATTCAAACACCTTTAAAGTTTTGATTGGTGTTGCACCAAATGGAATGGTGACATTTGTGTCTAGACTATGGGGTGGAAATGTGTCAGATAGACATATTTCTCAACAGGATGGATTTTTACCGAAATTATCACCTGGAGATGTTGTCATGGCCGACAAAGGTTTCACAATAGAGGATTTGTTACCAGCCGATATTGGTTTAAATGTGCCACCTAGAGTATCAACAAAGCGTCAAATGTCCTCCAAAGACTTTTTCAAAACTACAAATATTGCATCTGCAAGGATAGTTGTTGAAATGAAAATGGAACAAATTAAGAActttaacattttgaattcTGGCATTCCATTAAGTGAAGCCCATTTATCAGAACAAATTGTACTAATATGCACTGCTTTGACCAATTTGTTACCTCCACTTCTGaagtaa
- the LOC134701588 gene encoding protein psiD-like, translating into MYNQQGYEKIKNLAQMNGVSVKKCQSAAVKRGLPFINEPATKQTKNTENSPVSTSVSPINTPIVSPAATPIVSPDVTPIVSPTVTPSISPAVTPIISPAVTPIVSPAITPVASPTPSRSSSVTMSSGSPKITEKVFKTANGVTFTSKMLFVSQIQKHTVTMLK; encoded by the exons ATGTACAACCAACAGggttatgaaaaaataaa aaatcttGCACAAATGAATGGGGTGAGTGTAAAGAAATGCCAATCTGCAGCTGTGAAGCGTGGTCTACCGTTTATAAATGAGCCAGcaacaaaacaaaccaaaaacacaGAAAACTCACCTGTGTCAACTTCAGTTTCTCCTATCAACACACCTATTGTGTCTCCTGCTGCCACACCTATTGTGTCTCCTGACGTCACACCTATTGTGTCTCCTACCGTCACACCAAGTATTTCTCCTGCCGTCACTCCTATTATTTCTCCAGCCGTCACACCTATTGTCTCTCCTGCCATCACACCAGTTGCTTCTCCGACTCCGTCTAGATCTTCATCAGTCACCATGTCCTCAGGGTCACCAAAGATAACCGAGAAGGTATTCAAAACAGCTAATGGTGTCACGTTTACATCAAAGATGTTGTTTGTATCGCAAATTCAAAAACACACTGTGACTATGCTGAAGTAA
- the LOC134701638 gene encoding uncharacterized protein LOC134701638, whose translation MSSDSESECQEEQLSLAELLKWKVPELKDWLERRNLKKSGLKDTLVKRVYRAMSNGDSDFSEEESCPVISIDLVSNPWKPLDFTDIPEISIKDVDSYFMYHKNPTTGESTNFERQMKKAKRLCNEGFIRDIEYNPINQGSEHNYFRSKCMPSMRQIVQVGDTGNTAKYYYLHISTIKVTGLIVSAFL comes from the coding sequence ATGTCATCAGATTCAGAGTCAGAATGTCAAGAAGAACAGCTGTCATTGGCAGAACTGTTAAAATGGAAAGTTCCAGAACTAAAGGATTGGTTGGaaagaagaaatttaaaaaaatcaggtcTAAAGGATACATTAGTCAAACGTGTATATAGGGCAATGTCAAATGGGGACTCAGACTTTTCAGAAGAAGAATCTTGTCCagttatttcaattgatttagtTTCAAATCCATGGAAACCACTAGACTTTACTGATATACCAGAAATATCCATTAAAGATGTTGACAGCTATTTCATGTACCACAAAAATCCCACAACTGGGGAGAGTACCAATTTTGAAAGGCAAATGAAAAAGGCAAAACGATTGTGTAACGAAGGATTCATAAGAGACATTGAATATAATCCTATTAATCAAGGATCAGAACACAATTACTTTAGGAGTAAATGTATGCCTTCTATGAGACAAATTGTACAAGTTGGAGACACTGGAAATACTGCAAAGTACTATTATCTGCATATAAGTACCATCAAAGTCACTGGCCTAATTGTAAGTGCTTTTTTGTAA
- the LOC134701662 gene encoding uncharacterized protein LOC134701662, which produces MDNIIIKSAECLNVFEAFVNSLMVTSKISENLEKATRGQHFNVNWKKARSVLSTASVMGEVVKRKKLEPDNLVKKLCGYITIPDAVKSLQYGRKNEAVAIGDYTRSHLKTCDDVRIESCGLLVNPTYPYLGASIDGLVVCSKCGTGIVEVKCPYGSDPWRNMLPIECGKDKKFFCSERDSNLVLDENHNYMFQVQGQLALYELDWADFVVWTKKGINVQRINCSQTLWDEMLSKLKNFYVSGIVPELFTRRVRRGKSLY; this is translated from the coding sequence ATGGATAATATTATTATCAAATCAGCAGAATGTTTAAATGTCTTTGAAGCGTTTGTTAACAGCTTGATGGTCACTTCCAAGATTAGTGAGAATTTAGAGAAAGCTACAAGGGGTCAgcattttaatgtaaattgGAAGAAGGCCAGAAGTGTATTATCTACAGCTTCAGTAATGGGGGAAGTTGTCAAGCGTAAAAAACTTGAGCCTGataatttggtgaaaaaattgTGTGGGTACATTACAATACCAGATGCAGTGAAAAGTCTTCAATATGGGCGCAAAAATGAAGCTGTTGCAATTGGGGATTATACAAGGTCACACTTGAAAACTTGTGATGATGTCCGTATCGAATCATGTGGACTGTTAGTAAATCCCACCTATCCCTATCTTGGTGCAAGTATTGATGGTCTAGTGGTATGCTCTAAGTGTGGAACTGGCATTGTTGAAGTGAAGTGTCCTTATGGCTCTGATCCTTGGAGAAATATGCTTCCCATTGAATGTGGCAAGGACAAAAAATTCTTTTGTTCAGAGAGAGACTCTAACCTTGTACTTGATGAAAATCACAATTATATGTTTCAAGTACAAGGTCAGCTAGCACTGTATGAACTAGATTGGGCAGATTTTGTTGTGTGGACAAAGAAAGGGATAAATGTTCAAAGAATAAACTGTTCGCAAACTCTTTGGGATGAAATGTTATCTAAGTTAAAGAACTTCTATGTAAGTGGAATTGTTCCAGAACTTTTTACAAGAAGAGTAAGGAGAGGAAAGTCTCTTTATTAG